A genome region from Dickeya chrysanthemi NCPPB 402 includes the following:
- the queG gene encoding tRNA epoxyqueuosine(34) reductase QueG, which yields MAYPYDLNELAQLIKQWGLELGFQHVGICDTYLSHEEPRLQAWLDKQYHGEMEWMARHGMMRARPHELLPGTLRVISVRMNYLPAKAAFASTLKNPRLGYVSRYALGRDYHKLLRQRLKKLGDRIQAHCGDLQFRPFVDSAPIMERPLAAKAGLGWVGKHSLVLNREAGSWFFLGELLIDLPLPVDQPVEEQCGKCVACMTTCPTGAIVEPYTIDARRCISYLTIELEGAIPEGLRPLMGNRIYGCDDCQLICPWNRFSQLTDEPDFSPRAALHAPELLELFSWDEARFLRVTEGSAIRRIGHERWLRNIAVALGNAPYEDKIVLALQNRLGESVLLDEHIQWAIRQQLARRKQHTVDVQLPQKKRLIRAVEKGLPRDA from the coding sequence ATGGCATACCCCTACGATCTCAACGAACTCGCACAACTCATCAAACAATGGGGGCTGGAATTGGGTTTCCAGCATGTAGGGATTTGCGACACCTATTTGTCTCATGAAGAACCTCGGCTACAGGCGTGGCTTGATAAACAATACCACGGTGAAATGGAATGGATGGCACGCCACGGCATGATGCGGGCACGCCCGCATGAACTGTTGCCCGGCACGTTACGCGTCATCAGCGTGCGCATGAACTACCTGCCGGCCAAAGCGGCGTTTGCCAGTACGCTGAAAAATCCGCGCCTCGGTTATGTCAGCCGTTATGCATTGGGGCGCGACTATCATAAGTTACTGCGCCAGCGGCTGAAAAAACTGGGCGACCGGATTCAGGCGCACTGCGGCGACTTGCAATTTCGCCCCTTCGTCGACTCAGCGCCGATCATGGAACGGCCGCTAGCCGCCAAGGCCGGGCTTGGCTGGGTTGGCAAGCACTCACTGGTGCTAAACCGGGAAGCCGGCTCCTGGTTCTTTCTGGGAGAACTGCTGATTGACTTGCCGTTACCGGTAGACCAGCCGGTTGAAGAACAGTGCGGTAAATGCGTCGCCTGCATGACGACGTGCCCCACCGGCGCGATTGTCGAGCCTTATACCATTGACGCCCGACGTTGCATTTCCTACCTGACGATTGAACTGGAAGGCGCGATTCCTGAGGGACTGCGCCCTTTAATGGGAAACCGCATTTACGGCTGCGACGATTGCCAGTTGATTTGCCCCTGGAACCGCTTTTCACAACTCACCGACGAACCCGATTTCAGCCCACGTGCCGCGTTGCACGCACCGGAGTTACTGGAACTGTTTAGCTGGGATGAAGCCCGTTTCCTGCGGGTCACGGAAGGTTCCGCTATTCGACGCATCGGCCACGAACGCTGGCTGCGAAACATCGCCGTCGCACTGGGCAACGCACCTTATGAAGACAAGATTGTACTGGCGCTGCAAAACCGACTGGGAGAAAGTGTATTGCTGGATGAGCATATTCAATGGGCCATCCGTCAACAACTGGCCCGGCGCAAACAGCATACCGTTGATGTCCAGTTGCCGCAGAAGAAGCGACTTATCCGCGCAGTCGAAAAAGGTTTGCCGCGAGATGCCTGA